The genomic interval AGGGCATACACAATGCTTTATATGTTTCAGTGTTTATtagataaatgtgaccctggaccacagaaccagtcataaggataaaacattgatttatacattatactgaataaagaagctttccattgatgtatgatttgttaggataagacaatatttggccaagatacaactgtttgaaaatccgaaggtacaaaaaaaatcaaaatattgagaaaatcacctttaaagttgtccaaattaagttcttagcaatccctattactaatcaaaagttaagttttgatatatttacagtagggaatttacaaaatatctttacttaatatcctaatgatttttggcataataggaaaatgaatcattttgacccataaagtgtattatttgtattgctacaaatatacatgtgctacttaagactggttttgtggtccaggggcaCATAATTAGATTTGTCGTGGAAAATCTTATAATGCTAAAATGCCTACTCAAGTGTACTTATATTACTTAATATGTtcatctttaataataatagtgtggATCGCACAATTAAGTATTAAATCTGACcctaaaaccaaaatatatattatgaaatatttttaacatatattgttgttttaattgttttattatataaattgtaactATTTTATTAGGAAAATTAAATCACATCgcttaatcgcatccaaaataaaagtttgttaacattatatgtgtgtgtgtgtgtatatatatatatatatatacacactaccattcaaaagtttggggtcagtaagacttgtaatagtctttaaagaagtctcttatgctcatcaaggctgcatttatttgattaaaaatatagaaaaaaaaacagtaatattgcaaaatgtttttacaatataaaataatgttttttattttaacatactttaaaacagaatttattcctgtgatgaaaagctgaatttttatcagctgttactccagtcttaagtgtcacatgatccttcagaaatcattctaatatgcagatttattattagaatgatcaatgttggataatatcaacagttgtgctgccaaatattttttggaacctgtgatttttttttttttttttttttttttcaggattctttcatgaataacaagtttaaaaagtacagtgttcaaaatataaatattttataacaatgtaaattatttattattaacttttaataaacttttaattattaacttaatacatccttggtgaataaaagtattaatttctttaaaaaaaaaaaaaaagaaaaaagaaacaataaaaatgtactgaccccaaacttttgaacggtagtgtatacacacacacacacacacacacacacacatgtatgtatgtatgtatgtatgtatatataatgtactgtgtatatttatatgtatatataaatactcacATAGaatatgcaaacacaaacttttattttgaatgcgattaagcGATTTGACAGAGTTTATCTATTCGACAGTGTATCTATTCGTCTATTCAAGAGACGGCAAGAAACACGTTGaattaaaagtgacattttgaaatagattgaaattgtattttcttgtaaaacgtatttaaataatctttattttgtttccatcttcaaaaaatgtatacagTGTGTAATGTGATGACAATGACTTTATCTAAAAacgttataaaaaaaaaaaaagaagtaatatGACACATTTTCTTCGTTTCCTTCGGTTCAGCCAATAATAAAGTGATCTTCATCGTCAAGGCAACGCCCAATCAAATGGTGTAAAATTGGTTGGACAGGTGAGGACGGTCTTCCGAATCAATTAGTCACAGACTCCGGTGACTCCGTGTGTGAAAAAGGTGTGTGGACTGCGACAATTcgaattttaaattcaaattcaatatTACGTTTAAACGTTATTAGGCCGTTTGAAAGTTTGCTGTGTTCGTATGGCTCATGTCATGGAGGATGAGAGAATCTGGCCCGACAGAGATGCTGTTACAAAAGCATTAGATGGTGACACTGATCGTCCTGAACTGGAGAAAAACAACCCTGAAACAAATGTGGAGAACTGTGAAGCGTCTGGAGGACTTTACTGGTATGTAATCAAAagaagttaataataaatattatatttgtttgttgtttctaTGTTCTAGCATGGCCTGATATCAAAACAACCATAACTACTTATTGTTTACTTTCTTTTAACCGTCTCCCTCACGATAAGGTTCAAGGCTTGTAATGCGTCTTTTTAAAAACGTTTCGGATGGCGCCAGGATGCTGTGTTGAATTCATCCTGATCTCTTTTTTTCTTAGCACATCTGAAGGGTTTGCGGAAGCTCTTAGATCTGTTGCAAGCTCACAGTTATGGAACTCTATGCTATTTTCATCCGTCTTCTCTCTGGAGAGCTCCATCTTGAAATCTTCTGACATGGATTGTGTGGAAAGGTAACATTTGTGAATCACAAAATGACAATTAAGACATCCTGAAATGACTATTAATTTCTGTCCGAAcatcaacattttacaaaaataaagttgtttctTTTCAATCATTTTCAGGGCAGATGCTACGGAAGTCAGTTCTCAGCAAGAGGAAACGTACGTTGCCCAGTTTGAATCGGAGTACATCAACTGTTGTAAGTTTACAGATGAATCTCATCAAAACTGTCAACCAGATACTGTGTCATATGTATCATGCTGGTCACATTTCATCTATCgaaagacaaaaaaactgaTCACTTGCTTAACCTTAATCTTAAGGCCACTGTATAATATTTGATGCCTGAATTTCTAAGGACTCTAAATTATCAGCATATTTTATATTGACATAAATTATTAAGATGGTGTACTTGATTAgccatcatttttttaaatagagaaATGGTTAATATGCATCAAATGAAGgcttttaagaaacatttatttgttcatctctaaATTATCATTGAATTGCTTTGGATTTTATGTTTTGCCCCCACACTTAAAACTACAGTGCTTCGatcataaaagcattaaaatatcatcttactaagacatTATTGGGAAATGTATGAAAGTAGTCTGCTATACTGTAATAAGGATCTCCTTGATTTACATTACTATTCAAATTTCATCTTCCATtagccataaaagcctgatgtatcTCATACAATGctcaacaaaaacacatgcatgttttgctgatatattttctatttcttttaTCTGCTCAAATTTTGTTTTCCTAGCGGTCCCTTTGTATCAGGAGTATTGGATGAACGCTGTGAGGAAGGATTTACACCGAGCACAGCATACTGGACTTTCAGAATTGGCGGCATCTGTGCGTCTTTCTGGTCTGAAAACTCCCCCTGCAATAAGCCCGACCCCTGTCTTGAGCCCACCAGGACTACAGGCTAAGCCATACGCTCTATGGCAGGAGCTACCGCAAGTAAAGAGTCTGCTAAACTCCCTCAGTGCACATGAGATCCAGCTTCAGGAGGTGCGCATTGCAGGAGACCAACAAGACTACTAAATGTGACCTTGGTCTTGTCTGCCACAGTACTTATCCCTCTGTTTCTGTACTCTTTGTTTAGGCCATTTTTGAGCTGATTGTGTCAGAGGCCTCATATCAGAAGAGTCTGATAGTAGCACTGAATGTGTTTCAGTGCTCTGCAGAACTCAAACAGATCCTCTCCCGTGTGCAGCATCATGTTCTGTTCTCAAACCTAAAGGACGTCTGCAGAGTCAGTGAAAAGTAAGGATAAGTACTTAAATGTGCAAAACAATAGAATTTCATGTATGAAAGATGCATTATTATGCACTTGGTCTCACTGATTGTTGAATACAAATatctgtataataaataatttaaattacagggatagttcaccccaaaattataattctgttattaattactgtactataattctgtaattaattataattcatgtcgttccaaacccgtaagatcctgcatcagcagcaccacatgatTGCATCGTGGTACTTTCGCGAACgcgcatcgaagactgacacggaagagaaggaattgttcaataaaatcgttatttttgtattctcaTAGCGtcgtaaaattaaggttgaacaactgatggcacatggactattttatcgatgccctttctgagccttgaacgtgtatatatttaaacaagaaaacagttattaaaaattatattaaccaagattactgtttttactaatGCTTTTAGCTAATTTAGTTTTGTTGACTATATACACTGcaagtcaaaggtttttgaacagtatgatttttttaatgtttttaaataagtattttctgctcaccaagccttcatttatttgatccaaagcacagaaCTATTTAATACAACACTTAATATAACACTTAtactattaaaatacaattttaaattgttttccatttgaaaatgtagtttatctgtgtttacaaagctgaatttttagcatcactactccagtcacatgatccttcagaaatcattctaatattctgattttctgaaacaaatatggaacattataaatgtcttttatagtcacttttgatcaatttaaagcatcgttgctaattaaaagtattaatgtctttaatgtctttaaaaaaaatgcataaataaaaaaagaattgtactggctccaagcttttgaatggtatagtgtatattgttacaaaagctttttatttcagataaatgctgatctttgtatctttctattcatcaaagaatcctaaaaaaatgcactcaactgttttacaTCTTAaggataataaataatgttgaacagcaaatcggcatattagattTCATTcatgaaagatcatgtgacactgaagactggagtaatgatgctgaaaatttggctttgatcacaggagtaaattacattttaaaatgtattcaaatagaaagcagttattttaaatggtaaaaatattttttaaaactgtgctGTTTTTGGTGTACTTtgaatcagataaatgcagacttctttagaaaacattaaaaatactgttcaaatacttttgactggtagtgtataattttattttggttaatttAGGTTTCTGCAGGACATGGAGTCCCATCTTGGAGAGGATGTGGTGATGTCACAGGTTGGCGATATTGTTTTGAATCACCAGCAAGGCTTCCAAAAAGTCTATGTGCCGTATATCACCAACATGATGTACCAGGAGGCTCTTATCACTCAGCTgctgtt from Labeo rohita strain BAU-BD-2019 chromosome 6, IGBB_LRoh.1.0, whole genome shotgun sequence carries:
- the si:ch73-15b2.5 gene encoding rho guanine nucleotide exchange factor 19 isoform X2, encoding MAHVMEDERIWPDRDAVTKALDGDTDRPELEKNNPETNVENCEASGGLYCTSEGFAEALRSVASSQLWNSMLFSSVFSLESSILKSSDMDCVERADATEVSSQQEETYVAQFESEYINCSVPLYQEYWMNAVRKDLHRAQHTGLSELAASVRLSGLKTPPAISPTPVLSPPGLQAKPYALWQELPQVKSLLNSLSAHEIQLQEAIFELIVSEASYQKSLIVALNVFQCSAELKQILSRVQHHVLFSNLKDVCRVSEKFLQDMESHLGEDVVMSQVGDIVLNHQQGFQKVYVPYITNMMYQEALITQLLQGNKKFALILKKLEKDPQCQRQTLKSFLILPFQRITRMTLLLENILKRAKGGCSNVPNLKEAIEAVRKIVEECDRSVQQMKRTELLVCLDKLVDFGNVKAIPLITRGRHLIQEGTLKHLIVGGSHKASVVARKDVGHKYVVQDHALFPDHVCVKEIKTTILGLAPESFLLHLTKNHNRTSTALILAAHKRLEKDTWMKVFSSK
- the si:ch73-15b2.5 gene encoding rho guanine nucleotide exchange factor 19 isoform X1; translated protein: MAHVMEDERIWPDRDAVTKALDGDTDRPELEKNNPETNVENCEASGGLYCTSEGFAEALRSVASSQLWNSMLFSSVFSLESSILKSSDMDCVERADATEVSSQQEETYVAQFESEYINCSVPLYQEYWMNAVRKDLHRAQHTGLSELAASVRLSGLKTPPAISPTPVLSPPGLQAKPYALWQELPQVKSLLNSLSAHEIQLQEAIFELIVSEASYQKSLIVALNVFQCSAELKQILSRVQHHVLFSNLKDVCRVSEKFLQDMESHLGEDVVMSQVGDIVLNHQQGFQKVYVPYITNMMYQEALITQLLQGNKKFALILKKLEKDPQCQRQTLKSFLILPFQRITRMTLLLENILKRAKGGCSNVPNLKEAIEAVRKIVEECDRSVQQMKRTELLVCLDKLVDFGNVKAIPLITRGRHLIQEGTLKHLIVGGSHKASVVARKDVYIHLFNDLLLLSVKSGHKYVVQDHALFPDHVCVKEIKTTILGLAPESFLLHLTKNHNRTSTALILAAHKRLEKDTWMKVFSSK